A genomic segment from bacterium 336/3 encodes:
- a CDS encoding cell filamentation protein Fic — protein MIKYIYEHKNWTDFTWNDKAINAIFGEVRLMQGKIIGQMNALGFSAKEEATLKALTLDIVKSSEIEGELLNYDQVRSSIARRLGINTAGLVPSSRHIEGVVEMMLDATQRYELPLTQERLFGWHAALFPTGYSGPYKIEVGVYRTGEMQVVSGAMGKEKIHYEAVKPEVVKKEMDQFLDWFNNHHQLDPVLKAAIAHFWFIIIHPFDDGNGRIGRAITDMLLARAEGSGERFYSMSSQILLERKQYYEILQKVQHSKGNITEWIEWFLHCLKNAMLATESTTQKILQKAEFWKLYEHTPINERQRLMLNKLFDGFEGKLKTSKWAKITKTSNDTALRDIKDLIEKGILQQTDEGGRSVNYELADFKLE, from the coding sequence ATGATAAAATATATTTATGAACATAAAAACTGGACAGATTTTACTTGGAATGACAAAGCCATCAATGCTATATTTGGTGAAGTTCGGTTAATGCAGGGTAAAATTATTGGACAGATGAATGCTTTAGGGTTTTCTGCCAAAGAAGAAGCAACACTAAAAGCTTTAACCTTAGATATAGTAAAATCATCAGAAATAGAAGGTGAATTACTTAATTATGACCAAGTTCGTTCCTCTATTGCAAGACGTTTGGGTATCAATACAGCAGGACTTGTGCCAAGTAGCCGTCATATAGAAGGTGTAGTAGAAATGATGCTTGATGCTACTCAACGTTATGAACTACCATTAACTCAAGAACGTTTATTTGGTTGGCATGCAGCTCTTTTCCCTACTGGATATAGTGGACCTTATAAAATTGAAGTGGGGGTATATCGTACAGGTGAAATGCAAGTGGTTTCTGGTGCTATGGGCAAAGAAAAAATACATTATGAGGCTGTAAAACCTGAAGTGGTGAAAAAAGAAATGGATCAGTTCTTGGACTGGTTTAATAATCATCATCAACTTGACCCTGTTTTGAAGGCTGCTATTGCTCATTTCTGGTTTATTATTATTCACCCTTTTGATGATGGCAATGGTCGAATAGGTCGAGCTATTACAGATATGCTACTTGCTCGTGCTGAAGGTAGTGGGGAACGTTTTTACAGTATGTCCAGTCAAATTTTATTAGAACGAAAACAGTATTATGAGATATTACAAAAAGTACAACATAGTAAGGGTAATATTACTGAGTGGATTGAGTGGTTTTTACATTGCTTGAAGAATGCTATGCTTGCTACTGAAAGCACCACACAAAAAATATTACAAAAAGCGGAGTTCTGGAAATTATATGAACATACACCCATTAATGAACGCCAACGTTTGATGCTCAACAAACTTTTTGATGGGTTTGAAGGTAAATTAAAGACTTCAAAATGGGCAAAAATCACCAAAACATCTAATGATACTGCTTTAAGAGACATCAAAGATTTAATAGAGAAAGGAATTTTACAACAAACTGATGAGGGAGGAAGAAGTGTAAACTACGAATTAGCAGATTTTAAATTAGAATAA
- a CDS encoding beta-lactamase, giving the protein MELKILLGLLLTFNLTFGQTNQIKRLDNKKVSFDEIDKRVKRLMDTAKIQGLSLSIINDKKTVFVKSYGYRNKPQNELLDTASIMYGASLSKAVFGYLVMKLVQQKILDLDKPLYKYLHKPLYEYDYFSDLKSDDRWKLFTAKMCLSHTTGLPNVRWFHPTTGVQDTLGVMKIYFTPGEKYAYSGEGFKLLQLVIEEITKKTIDELAIEHVFKPIGMTRTGYVWHNSFGDENIAVGHLNNGEIDRKRKRTEGVAGGSLVTTIADYSRFTEHIMRKKGLQKKWFNEMIKPQIKIHSITQFPPITFETTNENHAIELSYGLGWGVFQCSSYGKAFFKEGNGGSWRNYNINFIDKGIAIIILINSENGETVFQELIETLIGETCIPWKWQGYVPYNQKSK; this is encoded by the coding sequence ATGGAATTAAAAATCTTACTTGGATTGTTACTTACTTTCAATTTGACATTTGGACAAACCAATCAAATTAAAAGATTAGATAACAAAAAAGTCTCATTTGATGAAATTGATAAGAGAGTTAAACGCCTTATGGATACTGCAAAAATTCAGGGACTTAGCTTGTCGATTATAAACGATAAGAAAACTGTTTTCGTCAAATCATATGGCTATAGAAACAAGCCCCAAAATGAACTCTTGGATACAGCTTCAATAATGTATGGAGCTTCTTTAAGCAAGGCTGTATTTGGCTACCTTGTAATGAAACTAGTGCAACAGAAAATTTTAGATTTAGATAAGCCACTCTATAAATATTTACATAAACCTCTCTATGAGTATGATTATTTTTCAGACCTAAAATCAGACGACCGCTGGAAATTATTTACTGCAAAAATGTGTTTAAGCCATACAACAGGACTTCCAAATGTTAGATGGTTTCATCCAACAACAGGCGTTCAAGATACACTTGGAGTAATGAAAATTTATTTTACACCAGGAGAAAAATATGCATACTCAGGTGAAGGTTTTAAGCTTTTACAATTAGTAATAGAGGAGATTACGAAAAAAACAATTGATGAATTGGCAATTGAACATGTGTTTAAGCCGATTGGAATGACAAGAACTGGTTATGTATGGCATAATTCATTTGGAGATGAGAATATAGCTGTAGGACATCTGAATAACGGAGAAATTGATAGAAAGAGAAAAAGAACAGAAGGCGTGGCTGGTGGATCTTTGGTAACTACTATAGCAGATTACTCTAGATTTACTGAACATATTATGCGAAAAAAAGGATTACAAAAGAAGTGGTTTAATGAGATGATAAAACCTCAAATTAAAATTCATTCAATCACTCAATTTCCACCAATTACTTTTGAAACAACAAATGAGAATCATGCTATTGAGTTGTCTTATGGCTTAGGTTGGGGAGTTTTTCAATGTTCTTCCTATGGCAAAGCATTTTTTAAAGAGGGGAATGGTGGTTCTTGGAGAAATTACAACATTAATTTTATTGACAAAGGCATTGCTATAATTATTCTAATAAATAGTGAAAATGGGGAAACAGTATTTCAGGAACTCATAGAAACCCTGATTGGGGAGACCTGTATTCCTTGGAAATGGCAAGGATATGTTCCCTATAATCAAAAAAGCAAATGA